A stretch of DNA from Lotus japonicus ecotype B-129 chromosome 4, LjGifu_v1.2:
TCAATCTTATCCCTCTGAATTAATGATCTAATAGACCGCCCCTTCACCCCGCTTCCGAGCCCTCTTGTATTATAGCTGAGCAACTTCATTGATTCACTGAATTTTCTCCCCCATCATCATGTTGTACGTTTTCTCTGACATTTCCATTCTCATCCCTTGATTCCATTTCCACTATTCTGTCAACCATTAAGTTTTCATCTCCATGAAATCTTACCCCCAATTCCTTCCCCCACGCCCACAAGTTTCTGGCCTCATTCTCTTTATTCTTTAACCATCTTGTATTACCACAGCTCAACAATCTTGAATGGATGGCGGAATCACTAAAGGAGAAGAGCACTCTGCGCACCTCCTTCCGTGTTGCTGCACTGTTCAAAGAGCCTCTACATTCAGCTACAGCAGAGAGTGGAGGCATACCTCTGAGAGAAACGTGACTTGAGGTACCTTGATTCGCCATAGCCACACCTTCGGAAAAGCAACCCGGCAGCGCTGAGGCTAGCCCTGGTCGATTCAAATAACCCACTCGATCACCACCAACGCACAGAGCATCAAATCTGTTGGAGCTCGGATTCGAACTCCCCCCCACTGCCACCCACGCAAGATTGAGAGTCAGGAACAACTTGGGCATCTTGGGGAGAGAGGCAGGTTCTTATCTCCCCTTCCTCAAGAGAATGCTGGTTGGGAGTGGAATCCCTAATAATTGGGGAAAGAACGTGATTGTTTGTCTCACCAGGGGGTGCATAGTCAACCAAGTTACAATTACTGGATCCAAATACAAGACCCACCTCAGAAGCATGATGGCCCGCTCCACAACCCGATCCACCACTAGAGCCCATCTGATTTAAAATTGGTCTTTCTGCTTCAGAAGGAAGTGGGCCGCAAGGAATAAAATCCACAAGAGGAGGACCCACATTTGAATTGCTAGTAACAAAATCAGGGTTTGTCCTTTCTACCTCCAGCGTTACTGGTTCTGGTTCATGACGGCTAGGCTCctcattattttcaaaattattgggAACAGATTCCAACCCCTCAATAATTGCATCATTATTCCCACTGTGATTACCAATATTCTCCAAATTGGGTGGGGGTAGTATTGAATTGTCATTAATTTTCCCACACATATTCCCAAGCCCTGAAACCTCTCGGAGGCCCTCGTCTTCATCCCCGCGCTCGCCGTCGCCGGACTCCGACGTCAGAAAAGCATCCTCCTGCGACGCCCAAACAGAGTCTTCACTATCCTGGGAAGAATTCTGACAAGCGCCACAGCAAGCCTTGTTACCCTCTAAGCACATAAGCTCCTCCATCAGTCTGATATTATACTCAATATCATTGAACTTCATCTTAAAAAATGATAGGACAGGGTCCATACGGGAGGTTCGAACACAAATCCTTGTTGCATCCAATCTTAGGAACTCACTCGTGTCCCTATCTACAGCAATAACCTCACCAATATTCTTAACCACATTCTGGAATGATTTAACATTCCAAAGATGAAGCGGAATACCTTCACACCTGAGCCAAATCAATCTATGCTCCAAAACCAAGCAGTGACTCCAGGGACCAACACTTTCAAAAATTTCATCTAGCCAGTCCCCGGACTGATTCCACAACTCCTTTACGTTAAAACCTTCCTCCCCTGAAAGAAGTACAAGATTGTCACCCAGATATCTAGCTTTCACATACTGCAGACCTTCCAAGATAAACAAGTCCTGAAGAGCATTTGCCATAGTCACATTTCGCAGTCTTCCCACTAAACTGTTTGCCAACCACGAGTCCACCTTTTCTTCTACCTCTATGGTTATTTCTGGGGCTTCCTGACCAATGGGATCCTTGTTTAATTCCGCTGGTGTAGGTATCACTTCCTTAACGATTCTACCATCTAGAGCCTCCTTATATGTTTGACGTCCCTCCTTCTTCGAATGAAACTCCTGGGTCGTCGTCTTCAAAACAGGATGAGTCAGGTCAAGGTCACTCCTGGCCCCAGCTGCAGGGATACCATGAGTCTTGATATTACCAGCCCCATTCAATTTTTGGTCCCCTTCCCCCTTCTTGAACCTTGGCAGGTTGGCATGAAGTTTCATATTTCCAATCAAGATGTTATCCAGCATCCTCTCCAGACCTTTAGGGTCAGGCACGTCCCAGAATCGCACGAAACCGAATCTCAACCCCGCCTTATTTCTTTTGGCCGGAATAACAACTTCTTTGACCTTGCCATACTTCAGGAAGACTCCCCACATAGCCTTCGCATCAAAATTCTCTGGAAAGTTTGTGAAGAAGTAGGAGATAGGTATATGCTTTCTCCTTCCCCTAACCAGCTCCCAACCATCACCATGCTCACCTCTCACGCTCACACCATTTCGCTCATATCGCTCTCCCGCTCTCACCCACTCTCTctctactttctctctcatcttTTTTACCCTTTTACCTGTTGTATTTGTTAATACTAGTTAGGGGTGTACAAaggacgggttgggacgggttttggttaacccgaacccggccctaaatattgatcgggtcaattcatagaccctaacccgtccctagacccgaagcaacccgacattatgcgggtccaatttaggacgggtctatgtaggacgggaccgggttggcccgagggacaataagtttaagactatttgatactaattgtaagatttaaagataataacatactaaaagagttataagttggaactattttttagaagaaataacttgaaaggatccaattctttcataatctattgcacttgagaggtttacattttgtttgatcatttcttcacttgtctcatatatgcataatacacacacgtgattttctcttgttagagcatgaaagtgtccatAGTTTGacaaacgtttatttaattcataagataaatgttaaacattttaatttcatctacatggtaagataaatttgagcatcatgtatcacattttaatcattataacaaattaaaattttataaaatatatatgtgggacgggtcgggtgacccgagtgtcaacccgaccccgaccctacccgaagttggataactcaaagatcaacccgaacccggtctcttttaatgattggaccgggttgaacccggccctaaaggcttggACCGAGACGGGTTGGCGGGTATGACCGgttcttgtacacccctaataCTAGTGATCCCTCCGTCGTTTGTACTAGGATTTTTTCACTTTTCGTGGTACGAGATCTAGAAATATGTTATTGTTCTCACGTGTGGTGCCTTGACTGGCCACATAATCTTCTCCACAGTCAAAGGACCAATGTTGATTTAGTTGCTTTTGTCTCGTAACTCGTAGGTACGTTCCTTGGAAAAAATGTTTTCCACATAATCTTGTTCACATATTCGATATATTAATCAAATCACTGAAATTCGTTATATTTATTCTAATATACAATACTAGTCGTCAATAAgaataaatgttatttaaaaaaaaaaaattaaaatatgaaagATTAATGTGTTTCCCAATTCGTAAAAGAGAATGATGATTGGTTAACTTAGCTATAAAGTACTCTTGTTTAGGATGACAACATTCTCAATTAGTGCAAACAGGAAGCTTCGTGCGAAAGACTAGTTATGCATTTCCAATGCATTTCATCTACGTCTAATGCATCTATAAAATGATTTAGAACGCACGCACGGAAATgaagaaaacaacaacaacaatcagatATGAAATGGTCAGAGTTAGAAGCAGGGGTAACAGGGTGCAAGGTGCATCCAAATAACAAGCAACTACCTGGTGTTTGCTCTTCTTGCTTGAGAGACAAACTCTTAATCCTCTCCAACAAACAAGCATCTTCTTCGTCTCCTCCTTCTTCAAATTATATGTCTCCGGCTTATCGCGGCCACCACAGGCATGTTTCGAGTGTCATGGACTCTGTATCTTCTATGATTAGCTTGAATTATGGGTTGAAGAGGAGCAGGACCATTGCTTTTGCTTCAGGAAGCCTGCGCAGAGAAAAGGAAGTCAATCGGAACAAGAAGGAAAGTAAGAAAGGTGGTTTATGGTCCAAGCTACTCAGATTAACAAGAAAGAACACCAATGAGGCCTCCATGCATTCAGGCAATGAGTGAGGGAATGGGTTGAGTTTCTTTTTAAAGAGTTGAGTTATTTAGATcaacttttttaaaataatcatAACTAAGATTATTAATTCTTCTCGTCTTTCATACCTACTGTAACTCTAAAAGAAGAAAACTTGATCAGGCAGTAAACTCACGTAAAAAGGGAGATCCATAAGAATAGAATAATGCAATTGGGGATTCTTTTCAAAAGTATGCTATACGTAACCGTGGaatgaaattatgaataaaaattaatcaaagaTAAGCAACACCATCTAATTTCCTTCTATGGGATTGATTTGTAACTTGTATTAATTTCTTTATAGCAGACAATCTTTCCATCTTTACATTACCTATTAACtaccagagagagagagagagagagagagagagagagagagagagaggaggtgAGGACAGCATGCAAGACATCCCCATTACTATACATGTTAGTAGTATGCACATGCATTCCCAGTTCAACTTCTTCCCCAAACTATGGATATCATCTAGAAGGGCCAGAAACATTGGCCCCCAATAAATAATCCTCATCCTTGTGATTGGTCAGACGAAGGCCGTTTCAGTCTTTGAAATATATCATCAAGGGACTCAGACTCAGACGAGGAAACACCAGAGCTCTTATATTCCTGTGTTTGCCGCATGGGTAAAAACCCTTTGTCCCCTACGTTGGCCTTGAAACTCTTAAAGCCTGTTTTCATTGCCTGCCATGTTGAAACCAAACTTGAGCTTCCACCACTATTACCAGTATAAGTATTGCCTTGATCAAGCAAGGAAACCTTAGCAGACTCTAAGTTTTCCTCATCTGCCTTCAATTTAGAGGCTAGTCTGTTTTGCTGTCTGATAGCAGAATACTTGTTGCTGATGGCCTCCCTGCTTGAACTATGTCTCCTTGTCTCTGCCTTTGAAGTTTTGGACATACTTCCATTTAATTCTGAATTAATTATAGAGGAGGTTCCCTTCATTTCAACACCATTCTTCTCCTGAACCATATAAGTGACAACATGAGTGAACTATTTGACCACAAAAGGAAAAGACCAGAACCAGGGTATAAAAAAGTCATATCGAACTGTCGAACTAAACTGCACATGTTGCATGAGATGAAAATAGTGAGAGATGATTTCTTCCatgtttcttatttttctttttatgggCATGTCACATACCATGATATTGTTGTTGGATTCAACATCAACACCATTGAAATTCCTTGCCAGGGGAACAACTTGCTCGCCAACTTCACGTCCTTGTTCAAGCCAACAACGTTCTACAAATTATATGAACTCAATACTCAGCATAGGCGCACAAAATCAATATCTCACATTATAATAAAGTTCGCTAATTTAGACGTGATTTGTCAATCAATTACTTGAACTAAAGTTTTGAAAGCCATAGAAGTCCGAGCTTGCATACCTTTTTGCAAGATGATTAATCCTGATGGATCGAAACCATCCATATCTTCTGCTTCAGTTTGGAAAATATATCTCTTCCAACTCCCCAGAAAATCAAATACCCTGTCAAAGAAGTTGCTTGCAACCAAAATGGTATATATGCACATAATAAGTGGATAGATTTTGTTAAATTTATCACCAAAGAAAGGGACAGCATTGTCAATGTTCCCCATTCGCTGCAATTGGTCATAAAATGTACCAAAttagaaaaacaaaataataagtGGAAGGAAAGAACggaaaaaatattttgataCAATAATTTATTAGTTAGCTTATCATATCATTTGCAATCAGaacaaaaataagaaaacaaacTTGGGCCAGTAAACTTAATGAAGATATAGCTAAGTGCATTTTGTTGTGCACCCAATCTGTATGGCCATGAAAATGGCAATTTCCAGGATTATTAAGTTATATGATACTTGCTCAAGAATATTGGAGATACCTTTCAATTGTTGTGGGATGACTTTCAAATATCATAGAATGTCTTTAGAATATATTGTGCCATTAATTATGCATCTGAAAGTACTACTTAAAGTTGTCTTCCTCTCTTATACTACTTCAGTAACTTCACCCTAAATCTATAGTTCTTAACAATAATATATGTCAAAAGCCCAAAACTTTAGTAAGAGAATATTAAAGTCGAAAGCAATACATGAAACCAAGACAGAAGAATTACCTGTTCAAATATAGTTGTTTTATGGGAATCAAGGCGAATGAGATTGAGAAAGTTGTATGAGATAGCGGGAGCATAACGAGCAATCATACTGGGAACAAGATAGAGAATAAATTATATTACAAGATAGCACCAGCAGctcaagaaataaaaataagtagcATTAGCAGAGCAGTAGCAGTAGTGGATAAAAACTTACGCGCAAATCATAAGCAAGCTAACTGAGCTGGTCCGTCTGGGTGTGAACGAGTAAAACATCAGCATTCCAATTTTGAACAAGGAGTAGTATGTGCAGATGCACATGTACATGAGAGGAACAAAAGCAAACGCCTAAGGAAGAAATTGAAGATATGTGATTCAAAAAGCTGCTTGTCTTTATTTTAAATGATATGGTAAAAATAAAGCATTTAATCGAAGTAAAGACACTCTGATATTCCATGAGTAATTTGTTTGCATTAATTTCATCTATAACCCAACTCCAAGATTGAATTTAAGTTCAACATGTAGTAAATAAGATATCGTGTCAGTAGCACAAACAAAGAGGATACAAGTATTTTgctaaaaaaagtaaaaagttcAGCAGAGGCCCACTCATATTAAAatgcgcacacacacacacacagagcACATGCAGAGGTGCAGAAAACCAACATGCACCCTAGAAGAGCCGAAATTATTCAATCACAAATAAGTTCATATCAGACATCTTAGGCTTCAATTATCTTCAAATTTTAAAAGCATTTTAATATTCTAGAATGAAATCTTCATCCTAATTTATTTTGACTAGGtggaaaaaaatcatatataaataCAGCATCTCAGTGTTACCAACCCTTAATCTCTAAGAAACTTGGTCTACCTGCACAAGCACCTCCCTTGTTCCCACAGATTTTATCAGAATTGAGAAAAGTGAAAGATCAACACTAGGTAGAAGAGTTGCCTCGGCTAAAAGGATTGCAACCGACATGATACCAAGTATAACAGCCAAGCCTTTCTGGACTTGTTTTCTTAAAATGCACCGCCAGAAAAATTCTGCAAAGAACCACCATTTATTCAGAAGCCTATTTGAAATGCTTCTATTTAATACATTCCATGTGtgtatgttatatatatatataagaaatgaGAATGTGGAGTTAAACTTTCATAGTGAAATAATAGAAATTCTtctatttaataattttattcagAAGCCTATTTGAAATGCTTCTATTTAATACTTTTATAGACGAGTTGCCTCGGCTAAAGTTAGGAAAAAGTAGGTTAATAGAAATTCttataattacctaaagtgtcAAATAAAGAACCTAACTTTCCAGGTCGAGCAGGCTTGATGCTGGaaatatatttcctgaaatgaGTGTTAAAAATTGCATAAGGTGAGCTGAAAGAACCTTAAATATGCTAGAGGATATTGAAACAGGGcgaaaaaaataatcaaaaatCAACAGAAAATAAAGCATAATTAGAAGGAAACCATCCAGTTGAGTTGCGGCGTTCATAATTCTTTGTCGTATCTTCCAATTCAAGGGCTTCTAGTACGTAAGTCATATACTCACTGCAAAACCAATGATATAAAGAAAATTCTAGAAGAATTAGGTTTAAGGATGTTATTAAAAAAGAGAGCTATAACCAACTAATCAAGCTTCCATATATACCCAGTCAATAGTTTCTGATGTGGAAGGTTGGACAATGCCAATGAACAAAAGAATTAAAAACCCAGTAAAGCTTTTACGGAATATATACATTGAAATAGTGTTTTCTATGACCTGATCTCTTCAATGTTCAACCTTTAGGTGGCAAgagaaaatatatttcttcattgGATACCAAAAGAAAGCCAATTTTTACAAGGCCTTTCATATTAGTAGAAGCTAGGAAGCAAAGCTAAaactgttcttcattcaagtgAAACCAACCAATCAACCAAAGCAGTTATAAGAAGATTCATCAGTGGTTAAGTTAATAtggttaaaaaaaactaatgcaTGTGGCCATGTAAGAATGAGAATtttctaataataatttaattaatacacAGTAGGCAGTGTCATTAACATGaacataaaataaatgaatattGCCGTATTAGGTGTTTATATTCCTAGAAAGAATAAAACAACCGAATTTACCATTCCTCGGTAGAATGTAACAACTGCATTTACCATTCATGCCAGTTGTAAATGATTGGAAACATTTTTTTGAATAACCCACCTAAAAGACTGAGCTGATCATTTTCTTACCTTTTATACCTGTAGTACTCCTCAGCAGCTCCTCGAAGATGACGTCTTAGTGTTGCCATTGACTTCTCATCAGTATCATAGTCCATATCACTTCCCCCAAATTGGCCACCTTGTGGTTTGAAGGATGGGTCTTCCCTAAACTGGAAATTTGAAGGTTATATACAAATACAAAGTGCAAACAAGGATCGATGCTCTGTAATCAGAAACCAAGGAATACCAGCTTGTTACCATTTGAGTTAGCATTTTATCAACTACATCCATGTATGGTCTCAGTGGATCGCGCTTGGACATCTGCCTTGATGTGGCTTGAGCAACCTACAAAAATAAACCATCATTAAACTTCAAGATTTTGTTTATGTTGTGATAACTAAACTTATTAGCCTCGTCTATTGTCCTGCATCCCCATCCACAACCCTAAATTATATGTAACGCCACCCTGCTTTGCTTATAAGTTTAAAAATTACTAGATTTTTAGTGTATCCAGAACTTAAAATTAAACCAACTAGATTTGGGGATGACCAACATAGGGGTAGGGTTCTATTATATGTTTATTATAACAATAAGACACAAGTTACAAACAATAAAAATCAGTTCTTATTTTGCTTGCAAGAGATTAACAAAAAGTTTCACCTCTGCACATCCAAACTCGGAAAACAGaaaagatagaaatttaaaaactaCAAAGTAACTTTTACTGGCAACATTTACGGACCACTTACAACAATAGCATTCGAAAGTTCATGATGTGCATCGTCAAGTTTGACAGCCATTTTAGCAATTTTGTGGGAAAGGACTTTCTGGCGGGTGGTCCAGTCAGAATTTCTCCAAACACCTTTGGGAATTTCACTTAAACCGAAGCCAAGAAGAAATGCACCAGTAACAAGTC
This window harbors:
- the LOC130713394 gene encoding uncharacterized protein LOC130713394, which encodes MKWSELEAGVTGCKVHPNNKQLPGVCSSCLRDKLLILSNKQASSSSPPSSNYMSPAYRGHHRHVSSVMDSVSSMISLNYGLKRSRTIAFASGSLRREKEVNRNKKESKKGGLWSKLLRLTRKNTNEASMHSGNE
- the LOC130711419 gene encoding uncharacterized protein LOC130711419 isoform X2; translated protein: MMHKSWSGSILGLAMACSNTFGLVTGAFLLGFGLSEIPKGVWRNSDWTTRQKVLSHKIAKMAVKLDDAHHELSNAIVVAQATSRQMSKRDPLRPYMDVVDKMLTQMFREDPSFKPQGGQFGGSDMDYDTDEKSMATLRRHLRGAAEEYYRYKSEYMTYVLEALELEDTTKNYERRNSTGWKYISSIKPARPGKLGSLFDTLEFFWRCILRKQVQKGLAVILGIMSVAILLAEATLLPSVDLSLFSILIKSVGTREVLVQAFAFVPLMYMCICTYYSLFKIGMLMFYSFTPRRTSSVSLLMICAMIARYAPAISYNFLNLIRLDSHKTTIFEQRMGNIDNAVPFFGDKFNKIYPLIMCIYTILVASNFFDRVFDFLGSWKRYIFQTEAEDMDGFDPSGLIILQKERCWLEQGREVGEQVVPLARNFNGVDVESNNNIMEKNGVEMKGTSSIINSELNGSMSKTSKAETRRHSSSREAISNKYSAIRQQNRLASKLKADEENLESAKVSLLDQGNTYTGNSGGSSSLVSTWQAMKTGFKSFKANVGDKGFLPMRQTQEYKSSGVSSSESESLDDIFQRLKRPSSDQSQG
- the LOC130711419 gene encoding uncharacterized protein LOC130711419 isoform X1, which gives rise to MWVFYLISLPLTMGMVVLTLRYFAGPDVPLYVLFTVGYTWFSSLSIIILVPADIWATISSQLENGGISFLWSWSYWSTFLLTWAVVPLIQGFEDAGDFTVSERLKTSVHVNLVFYLILGFIGLCGLILLIMMHKSWSGSILGLAMACSNTFGLVTGAFLLGFGLSEIPKGVWRNSDWTTRQKVLSHKIAKMAVKLDDAHHELSNAIVVAQATSRQMSKRDPLRPYMDVVDKMLTQMFREDPSFKPQGGQFGGSDMDYDTDEKSMATLRRHLRGAAEEYYRYKSEYMTYVLEALELEDTTKNYERRNSTGWKYISSIKPARPGKLGSLFDTLEFFWRCILRKQVQKGLAVILGIMSVAILLAEATLLPSVDLSLFSILIKSVGTREVLVQAFAFVPLMYMCICTYYSLFKIGMLMFYSFTPRRTSSVSLLMICAMIARYAPAISYNFLNLIRLDSHKTTIFEQRMGNIDNAVPFFGDKFNKIYPLIMCIYTILVASNFFDRVFDFLGSWKRYIFQTEAEDMDGFDPSGLIILQKERCWLEQGREVGEQVVPLARNFNGVDVESNNNIMEKNGVEMKGTSSIINSELNGSMSKTSKAETRRHSSSREAISNKYSAIRQQNRLASKLKADEENLESAKVSLLDQGNTYTGNSGGSSSLVSTWQAMKTGFKSFKANVGDKGFLPMRQTQEYKSSGVSSSESESLDDIFQRLKRPSSDQSQG